CGAAATGCCAACAGGGCATCCACAAGTGACCGTGTCTTTCTAGAACCGGCTCCAGCGAAAGAAAAAAGCTCTTGGGAAAATCTGGATTGAGGCAGTCCGCAAGTATTGCGGCTACCTCATTATGCTGTTGGATTCCGAGTTCCGACATCGTTACGCCTTAGCTTTTGACGAAGTTGCGAGAAGGTCCTCTTGCTTACGATCAAACTGCGTTTGCAACCCCTCGAGTCCTTTCATGATATAGGAAGGAACCACCAGTTTCGCAGGATCACAATGAAAAAGCACGTCGAGTGCGATCTCCCCTTTCTTGCACGATTGCACGGCATCGAATAGCTTCTGGCATAATTCATCTGCATTGCCTGATTGACCAATCGCAACTCTGAATCCTTTTGCGGAAGAATCCGGTGGCATTTCAGAAATGCAATTGTAGTTCGCCAATACAAGTGCGTCCTCAAATGTACGCGGAATGACCTCTACTGTGGTTTATCCGTGTTCGATTGAAACTGACGTTTGGTATGCTACGCGAAACGCAAAGAGCGGAACTTCTTCATACGTTTTTATTTTCGATTGGTCACTGAGAGCAAGTAAGTCGTCGATGGAATCTTTTTTCGGATGCCAAGCCTTGAGGGTTGGATTGCTCGTTACAAGCTTTGCTCCCTTCTTTGGGATTGCCTTCTTTCGATGGTTTGCTGGATCGACCGAGTCCAGGTCGGTGATGGCTAAGGTAATCAGCCCAAGCGCCTCGATCAATGGACTGAGACGATGGGAATGGCTTCCCGAAATCTCGAGCAGCGTGACATAGCTTTTATGCAATGTCTCGAAGTGGTGCTTAATAAAGTGCGGCACTTGTATTCGTTCGGCGGCCCCTTCTACTAGGATCGCGGCATCTGCGAAGAACAGCTCACAGTGCGTTGATAGCAAGTAACGGGCTACAAATCTCGCGGTTTCATCGTTCCCGCCGAAAACATCCGATAAATTGATTACTGCCGATGTTGGAATTGGCTTTGGGCCTTTCGGGAGTCGACGAAAGTATCTTAGACACGCGAAGTCGCATTCATGGGCTACGTGGCTTGAGTGTGTACTCACAACTAGCTGAGTGCGTAGCAGTGTTTTATCCTTGAGTTCTCAGTGGTTCCTTAAGACGTTGTACGCTTTTCGTGCGAACACTTGTTGTACTTGAACGTGAAGGTGAGCTTCCGGCTCTTCAACTAGCACAAGATGCAAGGGTGGAATTAGGATATCGTTGGTTGTGTCGCTGACGGTCTTGGATGCTTTATCGACACGCATCCAAGCGTCCCGGAATGCCATCAGGCGGAATACCATCGAAATCAAGTTCTGGTAGCCAAGGCCGTTATAATGCTCTGGAAGGGCAAGCGATTGAGTTGTTCCACCGCCAGCGTCTGGTGAAATCTCGTATTGTACGGCAGCACTGTGGCTGAGCCCGTCCACCGGCCTCAGCTTGGTACCAATTTTCAGAATGGGATCAGCAACACCGGGGTAGTTCAAATCCTGAAGCTCAGCCATGGCCGCGCCAAAGCCGGCCTTGAGACGTAAGTCGTACTGCTTTTGGGCTTCCTCGATCGCTTCGAGAGCCTCAATATCAGATGGTTCTACATAGTCAGTCGGATCAAGGTGGCTTTTATAATAGGACTTGAGCTGTTCGGAGAGCCTCTCGCTCCTTCGCGACTTTTCCGGATCGTCTGATTCACCAGTGGCTGGCGAACCAAACCCTCGCTGGGCACCAATGACATTGATCCGAATCAGGCGGTTCAACGGCTTTCCTTCAACCGGTTCTGCTCCAGGCGGTAACTGTTGCGGATGAGCAATTCCATTGACTGGAGCAAACAACTTGCCTGGATCAAGTAAGTAGCACTTCGTTGTAAAAAGTGAGTTGAGTTTACGATCAAGAAACTCGCGCAAGTTTGTGGGCCACAACTTCACCTTAATTGCCTTGCTTTTTCCTGATCCTACCGCTCGTGTCTCAGCTGCGAGCTTTGCGGCTGCTAGATACTGGACCTTAAGGTCCGCCAGATCCTTAGGTTCGAAACGAAGGCGGACTCCTATCTTGCCACCACTCCAGTCAAGAGTTGGAAGCATTCCGCGCACATGGTGGAGTTCGTTGTCCTCAACTGCTATCCAGACGTCGAGTGTTGGAACAAGTTCGTCCCATAGCGGATCGGGTTCAGATGCTTCCGATTACTTACCCTCGTCCTTGAGTCACTTTTCTCCAATTGCATTAATCTGGGACCAATTGGAAAGCGTGAAATCGTTGGTGGTAAAACTATGGGTCTCGGCGAGGAACGCGCAGATTGCGTCCATCGCAGATGTCTTACCACTGTTGTTAGCACCAACGAAGAGCGTAATCGTATCGTTGAAATCTATCCGTATCCGTGCAAGCTTACGAAACCCCTGTAACTCCACGTAGCTGATTTGCATTGAACCCTGTTCCTTGTGCCCAGAGAAAACGCCATCCCTTGTTCTCGCTGTGGCGAGACCATGTCGTACGGATATCGGCAACAGCGTATCCTACCAGAAGTAATTGCACGTTTTCATCATCGTTTTGTGCACTGATTCAGCTTAGGGTACTTTGGCTGCTTACACCGCCCAATCGGCACAAAGAAATTCCGCCTGCTTTAGCACCGTTTCAGTCGCCTGGGCTTGCTTATCCGGTGGGTAGCCGCTCTTTTTGAGGATCTTTTTTACCATCACGCGGAGCTTTGCTCGGACGCTTTCTTTGACGGTCCAATCGATCGTTACGTTGCGGCGGACGGCGTCGACCAGTTCTCGAGCGATGGCGCACAGGGCTTTGTCGCCGAGGACCGCGACGGCGCTGTCGTTGACTTCGAGGGCCTCATAGAAGGCTTCCTCGTCTTCGGTCAAGCCGAGCGATTTACCGCGCTCTCGCGCTTCGCGCATCTCTTTAGCTAGGTTGACCAATTCGGAGATGACTTCGGCCGCGTTGATCGAGCGGTTTTGGT
This portion of the Bremerella alba genome encodes:
- a CDS encoding DUF3387 domain-containing protein; this translates as MRQTISKSIASDEVIDIFAAAGMDRPDISILSDEFLAEVRDMPHRKLALEVLRKLLSDEIKTRSRKNLVQSRSFADMLDKTIKKYQNRSINAAEVISELVNLAKEMREARERGKSLGLTEDEEAFYEALEVNDSAVAVLGDKALCAIARELVDAVRRNVTIDWTVKESVRAKLRVMVKKILKKSGYPPDKQAQATETVLKQAEFLCADWAV
- a CDS encoding ATP-dependent nuclease; protein product: MSTHSSHVAHECDFACLRYFRRLPKGPKPIPTSAVINLSDVFGGNDETARFVARYLLSTHCELFFADAAILVEGAAERIQVPHFIKHHFETLHKSYVTLLEISGSHSHRLSPLIEALGLITLAITDLDSVDPANHRKKAIPKKGAKLVTSNPTLKAWHPKKDSIDDLLALSDQSKIKTYEEVPLFAFRVAYQTSVSIEHG
- a CDS encoding AAA family ATPase is translated as MQISYVELQGFRKLARIRIDFNDTITLFVGANNSGKTSAMDAICAFLAETHSFTTNDFTLSNWSQINAIGEK
- a CDS encoding AAA family ATPase, producing MLPTLDWSGGKIGVRLRFEPKDLADLKVQYLAAAKLAAETRAVGSGKSKAIKVKLWPTNLREFLDRKLNSLFTTKCYLLDPGKLFAPVNGIAHPQQLPPGAEPVEGKPLNRLIRINVIGAQRGFGSPATGESDDPEKSRRSERLSEQLKSYYKSHLDPTDYVEPSDIEALEAIEEAQKQYDLRLKAGFGAAMAELQDLNYPGVADPILKIGTKLRPVDGLSHSAAVQYEISPDAGGGTTQSLALPEHYNGLGYQNLISMVFRLMAFRDAWMRVDKASKTVSDTTNDILIPPLHLVLVEEPEAHLHVQVQQVFARKAYNVLRNH